The genomic window CGAGTACAACACCTGCATCAACGGAGGCGGCGGATTCAGTATGCAGGGCGAGAATCCACCCCGCGCGACGGATCCCTATCCTCAGCCTGTCGGTTATCACGTGTGGGCCTGGATGATTGAGCCGCGCAGGCAGCCGGGCAAGGTCTATATTCGTCACAACATCTTTTGCGAGAGTACCGGCCCGGCAGTTTGTATGAGCATCGATGCCGCGGATGCGGAGAAGTTCATCCTCGACGACAATTGTTACTGGAAATCAACTCCTGGAAAGCTAATCGAATGGAGCGGAGAAAAGCCCTATTCGCAAGAAGAGTTTGCTCGCTATCAATCGGAATGCGCCAACGATCCGCACAGCCGTATTGCCAAGCCGCTGTTTGAGGACGAGTCCCGTGGCGACTTACGGCAACGCAAAGACTCGCCGTGTTTTGATGCAGGGATGCAAATCGATGGCGAGGGGATCCGATTGTAGTTCCATTGGAAGCAGACAATAACGGGACAACTCTAAGAATGATAGGGGCGTCGAAGCTCAGTGCAACACTTCTCCCTTGAGTGGATCGCCCGGAACGTCCAGGACCTGGATACTCGAAATCGTCTTCATGGTCTTGTCATCCTGAAACGTCCACACAATCTTCTTGTCCGGCGTGACTTCGATGATCGCTGGGGCCTTGCCGAACTCTCCATGACCGACCCAATTCGTAAGAACGGTGTTGCCGTTCGGTAGACGCTGTAGCCCGGTCATGAATTTCAGCGAAATCCCCGGTAGTTCGTCTTGCTTTATTTCCCAAACCGTCTTGCCATTTGTGTCGACTTCAAACACTTTTGGCGACTTCTTGAGATCGCCGCACGCAATCAG from Candidatus Hydrogenedentota bacterium includes these protein-coding regions:
- a CDS encoding right-handed parallel beta-helix repeat-containing protein, producing RGGGTLYLCSTVNPGKAYAGIECVLWGQRKLVSARRHVVLEDLSFLNSGVHGFQETDVRHVAIRGCEFRFIGGAVWNRERRMRFGNAVELWDGASEVTVEGCLFDNIYDSAVTHQGGETKHIPERIHFRNNLFTDCGLAAYESREPSQEIYFEYNTCINGGGGFSMQGENPPRATDPYPQPVGYHVWAWMIEPRRQPGKVYIRHNIFCESTGPAVCMSIDAADAEKFILDDNCYWKSTPGKLIEWSGEKPYSQEEFARYQSECANDPHSRIAKPLFEDESRGDLRQRKDSPCFDAGMQIDGEGIRL